The following are from one region of the Mycolicibacterium diernhoferi genome:
- a CDS encoding nucleotide disphospho-sugar-binding domain-containing protein: MARYLLAVSPIRGHVLPMLDIGVGLRELGHHVTVLTGAGYTGPVRAAGLSMRALPAEVRLDPPSAAPAALRRLPVQLRRFWLGRAELDTVFARPLGAQSRSLAAALRDLPADAVLADITFTGVLPMLLGDAPRPPVVVCNVGPLTLSGAEVPPFGMARRPEPGVDYRPMTTVAHRVIMRGSQRRFDRALAAAGSRSSPVFISDWPRLADGIVQLSVEDFEYPRSDLPPSVEFVGPVLPGKGKVDKGLPDWWPDLHGAEAVVHVTQGTFDNTDLGQLIAPTLEALAEREDLLVVVSTGRPDARLSVPANARVADWVPYSALMPMVGAMVTNGGYGGVQYALSHGVPLVVAGETSDKAEVAARVEHTGVGVDLGTSTPLAASIGAAVDRVLGDGRYREAAAGLRRAIEATTPVDSIANVLKRCGE, translated from the coding sequence TTGGCCCGATACCTGCTTGCCGTCAGCCCGATACGGGGACACGTGCTGCCCATGCTGGACATCGGCGTCGGACTCCGCGAACTCGGCCACCACGTCACCGTGCTCACCGGCGCCGGTTACACCGGCCCGGTCCGCGCGGCCGGTCTGTCGATGAGGGCACTGCCCGCCGAGGTCCGCCTCGACCCGCCGTCCGCGGCGCCGGCAGCATTGCGCCGGCTGCCCGTGCAGTTGCGGCGGTTCTGGCTGGGGCGCGCCGAACTGGACACCGTGTTTGCCCGCCCGCTCGGCGCGCAATCCCGTTCCCTGGCAGCGGCGCTGCGGGATCTGCCCGCCGACGCGGTGCTGGCCGACATCACCTTCACCGGGGTGCTGCCGATGCTGCTGGGGGACGCGCCACGGCCGCCGGTGGTGGTCTGCAACGTGGGACCGCTGACGCTGTCGGGCGCCGAGGTCCCGCCGTTCGGGATGGCCCGCCGCCCGGAGCCCGGGGTCGACTATCGGCCCATGACGACCGTCGCACATCGCGTGATCATGCGCGGCAGCCAACGCAGATTCGACCGGGCGCTGGCCGCGGCGGGCTCGCGGTCATCGCCGGTGTTCATCAGTGACTGGCCCCGGCTGGCGGACGGGATCGTGCAGCTTTCGGTCGAAGACTTCGAGTATCCGCGTTCGGACCTCCCGCCGAGCGTCGAGTTCGTGGGGCCGGTGCTGCCCGGTAAGGGCAAGGTGGACAAGGGGTTACCGGATTGGTGGCCGGATCTGCACGGGGCCGAGGCGGTGGTCCACGTCACCCAGGGCACGTTCGACAACACCGATCTCGGCCAGCTGATCGCCCCCACCCTGGAGGCGCTCGCCGAGCGTGAGGATCTGCTGGTGGTGGTCAGCACGGGCCGCCCGGATGCCCGGTTGTCGGTGCCGGCGAATGCCCGGGTGGCCGACTGGGTGCCCTACTCGGCGCTGATGCCGATGGTCGGTGCGATGGTGACCAACGGCGGTTACGGCGGGGTGCAGTACGCGTTGAGCCACGGTGTGCCGTTGGTGGTCGCCGGTGAGACGTCGGACAAGGCCGAGGTCGCGGCCCGCGTCGAGCACACCGGGGTGGGTGTCGACCTGGGAACCTCGACACCGTTGGCGGCATCGATCGGTGCCGCCGTGGACCGGGTGCTCGGAGATGGCCGTTACCGCGAGGCCGCGGCGGGCTTGCGCCGGGCGATCGAGGCGACCACCCCGGTGGATTCGATTGCCAATGTCCTCAAGCGCTGTGGTGAGTAG
- a CDS encoding DUF5709 domain-containing protein, with protein sequence MTAELPEETGGAYSPEEEDQLSAEDTLLDRGVDDLLDEGYSPPERWRDPREHETLDQRLADEQPDQALDDGDGRDEQFGEDEVGATRSGRLVAPDAGFGEDDEPALLGRDVGIDGGAASAEEAAVHVIED encoded by the coding sequence ATGACTGCAGAACTCCCGGAAGAGACCGGAGGGGCTTACAGCCCTGAGGAAGAGGACCAGCTGTCAGCGGAGGACACCCTGCTGGACCGCGGGGTCGACGATCTGCTCGACGAGGGATACTCGCCGCCGGAGCGCTGGCGGGACCCGCGTGAGCACGAGACCCTCGATCAACGATTGGCCGACGAGCAACCGGACCAGGCCCTCGATGACGGCGACGGCCGCGACGAGCAGTTCGGCGAGGACGAGGTCGGCGCCACCAGGTCCGGCCGGCTGGTCGCACCCGACGCCGGCTTCGGTGAGGATGACGAGCCCGCGCTGCTGGGCCGCGATGTCGGCATCGACGGCGGGGCGGCCTCCGCGGAAGAGGCCGCCGTGCACGTGATCGAGGATTAG
- the crtI gene encoding phytoene desaturase family protein: MRTVGGRTDHVVVVGAGLSGLSAALHLAGRGRRVTVVERGSHPGGRVGRADVSGYRIDTGPTVLTMPDIIDETFAAVGESTADRLELHPVAPAYRASFADGSSLHVHSDAAAMAAEIERFAGRAEADGYLRLRDWLARLYQLEFDGFIAANFDSPLSLLTPQLAKLAAIGGFRRWEPMVRRFITDDRLLRVFTFQALYVGVPPSRALAAYAVIAYMDTVSGVYFPRGGMRALPDALAAAATDAGVEFRYDAKVTALERSGSRVTAVRTDTGERFPADAVVLTTELPDTYRLLGRTPRRPTRLRPAPSAVVAHIGCRAADPAADAAHHTILFGHEWARTFDQIIDEGRPMVDPSLLVTRPTAGDPSLAPDGRDLLYVLAPAPNTAVGGKDWDADRDAYTAQMLDTVTARLPHLGADPEVLHVVTPQDWARQGMIAGTPFALSHTFGQTGPFRPGNTVRGIDNAVLAGSSTVPGVGIPTAIVSGRLAADRIASNSMMGART, encoded by the coding sequence ATGCGCACCGTCGGCGGCCGCACCGACCATGTCGTGGTGGTCGGTGCCGGGTTGTCCGGGCTGTCCGCGGCGCTGCATCTGGCCGGGCGCGGCCGCCGGGTCACCGTCGTCGAGCGCGGATCGCACCCCGGCGGGCGGGTCGGTCGCGCCGACGTATCGGGTTACCGCATCGACACCGGGCCCACCGTGTTGACGATGCCCGACATCATCGACGAAACCTTCGCCGCCGTCGGGGAATCCACCGCCGACCGGCTGGAACTGCACCCGGTCGCCCCGGCCTACCGGGCGTCGTTCGCCGACGGCAGCAGCCTGCACGTGCACAGCGATGCGGCCGCCATGGCGGCCGAGATCGAACGGTTCGCGGGCCGCGCCGAGGCCGACGGTTACCTGCGGCTGCGGGACTGGCTGGCCCGTCTCTACCAGTTGGAGTTCGACGGTTTCATCGCCGCCAACTTCGACTCGCCGCTGTCCCTGCTGACCCCGCAGTTGGCCAAACTGGCCGCCATCGGCGGGTTCCGCCGCTGGGAGCCGATGGTGCGGCGCTTCATCACCGACGACCGGCTGCTGCGGGTCTTCACCTTCCAGGCCCTCTACGTCGGTGTGCCGCCGAGCCGGGCGCTGGCCGCCTACGCCGTCATCGCCTATATGGACACCGTGTCCGGCGTCTACTTCCCGCGCGGCGGGATGCGCGCGCTGCCCGATGCGCTGGCCGCCGCCGCTACCGATGCCGGCGTCGAATTCCGTTACGACGCAAAGGTGACCGCGCTGGAGCGCTCCGGTAGCCGGGTGACCGCGGTGCGCACCGACACCGGGGAGCGTTTTCCCGCCGACGCGGTGGTGCTCACCACCGAACTGCCGGACACCTACCGGCTGCTGGGCCGCACCCCGCGCCGGCCCACCCGGTTACGGCCGGCGCCGTCCGCTGTCGTCGCCCATATCGGTTGCCGGGCCGCGGATCCCGCAGCGGATGCGGCACACCACACCATTCTGTTCGGCCACGAGTGGGCCCGGACATTCGACCAGATCATCGACGAGGGCCGGCCCATGGTGGATCCGTCGCTCCTGGTCACCCGGCCCACCGCCGGTGATCCGTCGCTGGCCCCGGACGGCCGCGACCTGCTCTACGTCCTCGCCCCGGCACCCAATACCGCGGTGGGCGGCAAGGATTGGGACGCCGACCGGGACGCGTACACCGCACAGATGCTGGACACCGTGACCGCCCGGTTGCCGCATCTGGGTGCCGACCCCGAGGTGCTGCATGTGGTGACGCCGCAGGACTGGGCGCGTCAGGGCATGATCGCCGGCACCCCGTTCGCGCTCTCGCACACCTTCGGCCAGACCGGACCGTTCCGGCCCGGCAACACGGTGCGCGGTATCGACAACGCGGTGCTGGCAGGTTCGTCCACCGTGCCCGGGGTCGGGATCCCGACCGCCATCGTGTCCGGCCGGCTGGCCGCCGACCGGATCGCCAGCAACTCGATGATGGGGGCCCGCACATGA
- a CDS encoding polyprenyl synthetase family protein — protein sequence MASRSEVATEPPVVAGPTAARWLAPLRRSVLGAVTEFLDVNCREALYGAHVDIAELVLRGMLAEGKCLRSTYLYLGWQCGARPDAAALRAAASLELLHAFALLQDDVMDESSMRRGRPSAHRAFERWHRERGLPGSSARFGESAAVLLGDLCLVWAEQMLRESGLEEAALARAWPRYDAMRTELAIGQFADLVNDSAGFPDFDDVLDVARRKSGNYTVRRPLEIGAALAGCDDEVIAVLGRYGEAIGEAFQLRDDLLGVFGAPRTTGKPTGTDLVARKATTVVVAGYRLAGGAQQRQFKEFMTAQQLSSDDVTRWQALISEVGTVQRIEDMIHRRFAAAVQALDSLDEARLRPDARSALITMASACTERVS from the coding sequence ATGGCATCCCGATCCGAGGTCGCGACCGAGCCCCCCGTCGTCGCAGGCCCCACGGCAGCAAGGTGGCTGGCGCCGTTGCGCCGATCGGTGCTCGGCGCGGTCACCGAGTTCCTCGATGTGAACTGCCGCGAGGCGCTCTACGGGGCGCACGTCGACATCGCCGAACTGGTGCTGCGCGGCATGCTCGCCGAGGGCAAGTGTCTGCGGTCGACCTACCTGTACCTGGGCTGGCAATGCGGTGCGCGGCCTGATGCCGCCGCGCTGCGGGCCGCGGCCAGCCTTGAGCTGCTGCACGCCTTCGCGCTGCTGCAGGACGACGTGATGGACGAATCCTCGATGCGACGGGGACGCCCGAGTGCGCACCGCGCCTTCGAACGCTGGCACCGCGAGCGCGGCCTGCCCGGATCCTCGGCGCGGTTCGGAGAGTCCGCGGCCGTGCTGCTCGGCGATCTCTGCCTGGTCTGGGCCGAGCAGATGCTGCGCGAGAGCGGGCTGGAGGAGGCCGCCCTGGCCCGGGCCTGGCCGCGCTACGACGCCATGCGGACCGAGCTGGCGATCGGGCAGTTCGCCGACCTGGTCAACGACAGCGCGGGCTTCCCCGACTTCGACGATGTGCTGGACGTGGCGCGCCGCAAGTCCGGGAATTACACGGTGCGCCGGCCGCTGGAGATCGGCGCCGCGCTGGCCGGGTGCGACGACGAGGTGATCGCGGTGCTGGGCCGCTACGGCGAGGCCATCGGTGAGGCCTTCCAGCTCCGCGACGACCTGCTCGGGGTGTTCGGCGCGCCCCGCACGACGGGTAAGCCGACGGGCACCGATCTGGTCGCGCGCAAGGCCACCACCGTGGTGGTCGCCGGCTACCGGTTGGCCGGCGGCGCGCAGCAGCGCCAGTTCAAGGAATTCATGACGGCGCAGCAGCTCAGCTCCGACGACGTGACCAGATGGCAGGCCCTGATCTCGGAGGTGGGAACCGTGCAACGGATAGAGGACATGATCCACCGACGATTCGCCGCCGCGGTGCAGGCATTGGACAGCCTGGACGAGGCGCGGCTCCGTCCCGATGCGCGCTCGGCGTTGATCACCATGGCCTCGGCGTGCACCGAACGGGTCTCCTGA
- a CDS encoding phytoene/squalene synthase family protein, translating into MIHSELDAAGVQDKRLREAYQRCRALNAAHGKTFFLATRLLSPRQRPAVHALYGFARRADDMLDGFDDRTTEERAAELQGLADALFARLVQNRLAGDDPVLDAVVDTARHYQLDWQLFDDFLASMRMDLTITDYPDRAALDRYMYGSAEVIGLQLLPVLGTVVPREEAAPHAAALGKAFQLTNFLRDIDEDLTRGRVYLPADELAAHGVDREVLLWCQRHRRTDPRLRAALVEQHGLTRRIYAHAERGIPMLHPHSRPCIRAALTLYSEILDCIEEMNYEVFSERATVSNVRRLQVAGRGLVNAWRARARRGEV; encoded by the coding sequence ATGATCCACTCCGAACTCGATGCGGCAGGGGTACAGGACAAACGACTGCGCGAGGCCTACCAACGCTGCCGCGCCCTCAATGCCGCACACGGCAAGACCTTCTTCCTGGCGACCCGGTTGCTGTCGCCGCGACAGCGCCCCGCGGTGCACGCGCTCTACGGTTTCGCCCGGCGGGCCGACGACATGCTGGACGGCTTCGACGACCGCACCACCGAGGAGCGAGCCGCCGAACTGCAGGGGCTGGCCGACGCGTTGTTCGCCCGGCTCGTGCAGAACCGGTTGGCCGGTGACGATCCGGTGCTGGACGCCGTCGTCGACACCGCCCGCCACTATCAGCTGGACTGGCAGTTGTTCGACGACTTCCTGGCCTCCATGCGGATGGATCTGACGATCACCGACTACCCGGACCGGGCGGCGCTGGACCGCTACATGTACGGCTCGGCGGAGGTGATCGGTCTGCAGCTGCTGCCCGTGCTGGGCACCGTGGTTCCCCGCGAGGAGGCCGCACCGCACGCCGCAGCGTTGGGGAAGGCATTCCAGCTCACCAACTTTCTGCGCGACATCGACGAGGACCTGACCCGCGGCCGGGTATACCTGCCCGCCGACGAGCTGGCCGCCCACGGCGTGGACCGCGAGGTGCTGCTGTGGTGCCAACGCCACCGGCGCACCGATCCGCGGCTGCGCGCCGCCCTGGTCGAGCAGCATGGGCTGACCCGGCGCATCTACGCGCACGCCGAACGGGGAATCCCCATGCTGCACCCGCATTCGCGGCCGTGCATCCGCGCCGCGCTGACCCTGTACTCGGAGATCCTCGACTGCATCGAGGAGATGAACTACGAGGTGTTCAGCGAGCGCGCCACGGTATCGAATGTCCGGCGGCTGCAGGTCGCCGGCCGCGGACTGGTCAACGCCTGGCGCGCACGCGCCCGCCGCGGGGAGGT